The Primulina tabacum isolate GXHZ01 chromosome 16, ASM2559414v2, whole genome shotgun sequence genome window below encodes:
- the LOC142529109 gene encoding small ribosomal subunit protein uS17c-like, with product MSLLSPQVLQIKSLTLATPFLHGAAAATTHLGRNPRSPPYVQPSAAALPLIRAMRTMQGKVVCNASEKTVAVEVLRLAPHPKYKRRVRKKKTFQAHDPLNQFQVGDLVQLEKSRPISKTKTFWAVPVPGRSGSKDGAEAPQELVIPLESES from the coding sequence ATGTCTCTCCTCTCTCCACAGGTTCTCCAAATCAAATCCCTCACCCTCGCCACTCCGTTCCTCCATGGGGCCGCCGCCGCAACCACCCATCTCGGCAGAAACCCCAGATCGCCACCCTACGTTCAGCCGTCCGCCGCCGCCTTACCTCTAATCAGAGCCATGAGGACGATGCAAGGGAAAGTCGTGTGCAACGCCAGCGAAAAGACTGTGGCCGTAGAGGTTTTGCGTTTAGCCCCACACCCAAAGTACAAGCGCCGGGTGAGGAAGAAGAAGACATTCCAGGCCCATGACCCGTTGAACCAGTTCCAAGTTGGGGACTTAGTTCAACTGGAAAAAAGCCGCCCCATTAGCAAGACCAAGACGTTTTGGGCCGTCCCTGTACCTGGCCGGTCTGGCTCCAAGGATGGCGCCGAAGCGCCGCAGGAACTGGTGATTCCGTTAGAGTCTGAGAGTTGA
- the LOC142528611 gene encoding rop guanine nucleotide exchange factor 12-like isoform X1 has protein sequence MVRALEEEREIYKSRIGYFKGMHENEGRQTRSSILESDNSLSPVDQDRVTSRSHASIPLNDHQPLDQQLKIGCALNRTENITSRLSMEGSAANSNARDRQHSDMELMKEKFTKLLLGEDMSGGGKGVSSALALSNAITNLAASAFGEQKRLEPMAAETKARWRREIDWLLSVTDHIVEFVPSNQKSKDGTNMEIMVTNQRTDLHMNIPALRKLDTMLLDCLENFKDQNEFYYTSKNDDDSYKARQEDKWWIPTPKVPPNGLSELTTKWLQFQKDSVNQVLKAAMAINAQVLSEMEIPESYIESLPKNGRASLGDSIYKSITDEHFDPNSLLSTLDLSSEHKILDLKNKIEASVVIWKRKMNAKDSKSSWGSAVSMEKRELFEDRAETILLILKHRFPGIPQSGLDISKIQFNRDVGHAILESYSRIIESLAFTVISRIDDVMHADSLARNPDAELERCPLKDHSVQEKFPNAQEELEKLNSSEAPSSMTLSDFMGWNMDQGETETRKDSTDRIPRDVDSDNLCKPINTNKKVSYIERLENLGGSRSPRARH, from the exons ATGGTTCGAGCCTTGGAAGAAGAACGAGAAATTTACAAATCTAGGATAGGATATTTCAAGGGAATGCACGAAAATGAGGGGAGACAGACCCGGAGTTCGATCCTCGAAAGCGATAATTCATTATCACCTGTTGATCAGGACAGGGTGACATCAAGAAGTCATGCTTCCATTCCTTTGAATGATCATCAGCCTTTGGATCAACAGCTTAAGATCGGATGTGCTCTTAATAGGACCGAGAATATCACGTCCAGATTGTCCATGGAGGGAAGTGCAGCCAATTCTAATGCTAGAGACAGGCAACATTCAG ATATGGAACTTATGAAGGAAAAATTTACAAAGTTGCTTCTGGGAGAGGATATGTCTGGTGGGGGAAAAGGTGTTTCATCTGCTCTGGCTCTGTCAAATGCTATTACAAATCTTGCAG CTTCTGCTTTTGGAGAACAAAAGAGATTAGAGCCAATGGCAGCAGAGACCAAAGCAAGATGGAGAAGAGAGATTGATTGGCTGTTATCTGTCACAGACCACATTGTTGAATTTGTCCCTTCAAACCAAAAATCCAAAGATGGAACCAACATGGAG ATAATGGTGACGAATCAGAGAACTGATCTCCACATGAACATTCCGGCGTTACGAAAACTAGACACAATGCTCCTT GATTGTCTGGAGAACTTCAAAGATCAAAATGAGTTCTACTACACATCAAAGAACGATGATGATTCTTATAAAGCTAGACAAGAAGATAAATGGTGGATTCCAACGCCTAAAGTTCCACCAAACGGATTGTCCGAACTTACAACGAAATGGCTGCAGTTTCAGAAGGATTCTGTGAACCAAGTGCTCAAAGCAGCTATGGCTATCAATGCTCAGGTCTTATCTGAAATGGAGATTCCTGAAAGTTACATCGAGTCTCTCCCTAAG AATGGGAGAGCGAGCCTTGGAGACTCGATATACAAGAGCATCACAGACGAACACTTTGATCCCAATAGCCTTCTCTCAACTCTGGACTTGTCTTCAGAGCACAAGATTCTTGACCTTAAAAATAAGATTGAGGCATCAGTAGTGATATGGAAAAGGAAGATGAATGCTAAAGACAGCAAATCTTCTTGGGGTTCAGCTGTGAGCATGGAGAAGAGGGAGCTTTTCGAAGATAGAGCGGAGACTATTCTTCTGATCTTGAAGCATCGATTTCCCGGGATTCCTCAATCTGGTTTAGACATCAGCAAGATACAATTCAACAGA GATGTGGGGCATGCAATCTTGGAAAGCTATTCGAGAATCATAGAGAGCCTAGCATTCACAGTGATATCAAGAATAGACGATGTAATGCATGCCGACTCTCTGGCGAGAAACCCTGACGCAGAACTCGAAAGGTGCCCTTTAAAAGACCACTCAGTCCAAGAGAAATTCCCTAATGCTCAGGAAGAATTAGAGAAGTTGAATTCATCGGAAGCACCATCGTCAATGACACTGTCGGATTTCATGGGGTGGAATATGGATCAAGGAGAGACAGAAACGAGAAAAGATTCTACAGATAGGATACCCAGAGATGTTGATTCAGACAACCTCTGCAAACCGATAAACACAAACAAGAAAGTCTCCTACATAGAACGATTAGAGAATCTAGGCGGTTCAAGGAGCCCACGTGCACGACACTAG
- the LOC142528611 gene encoding rop guanine nucleotide exchange factor 12-like isoform X2, translating into MELMKEKFTKLLLGEDMSGGGKGVSSALALSNAITNLAASAFGEQKRLEPMAAETKARWRREIDWLLSVTDHIVEFVPSNQKSKDGTNMEIMVTNQRTDLHMNIPALRKLDTMLLDCLENFKDQNEFYYTSKNDDDSYKARQEDKWWIPTPKVPPNGLSELTTKWLQFQKDSVNQVLKAAMAINAQVLSEMEIPESYIESLPKNGRASLGDSIYKSITDEHFDPNSLLSTLDLSSEHKILDLKNKIEASVVIWKRKMNAKDSKSSWGSAVSMEKRELFEDRAETILLILKHRFPGIPQSGLDISKIQFNRDVGHAILESYSRIIESLAFTVISRIDDVMHADSLARNPDAELERCPLKDHSVQEKFPNAQEELEKLNSSEAPSSMTLSDFMGWNMDQGETETRKDSTDRIPRDVDSDNLCKPINTNKKVSYIERLENLGGSRSPRARH; encoded by the exons ATGGAACTTATGAAGGAAAAATTTACAAAGTTGCTTCTGGGAGAGGATATGTCTGGTGGGGGAAAAGGTGTTTCATCTGCTCTGGCTCTGTCAAATGCTATTACAAATCTTGCAG CTTCTGCTTTTGGAGAACAAAAGAGATTAGAGCCAATGGCAGCAGAGACCAAAGCAAGATGGAGAAGAGAGATTGATTGGCTGTTATCTGTCACAGACCACATTGTTGAATTTGTCCCTTCAAACCAAAAATCCAAAGATGGAACCAACATGGAG ATAATGGTGACGAATCAGAGAACTGATCTCCACATGAACATTCCGGCGTTACGAAAACTAGACACAATGCTCCTT GATTGTCTGGAGAACTTCAAAGATCAAAATGAGTTCTACTACACATCAAAGAACGATGATGATTCTTATAAAGCTAGACAAGAAGATAAATGGTGGATTCCAACGCCTAAAGTTCCACCAAACGGATTGTCCGAACTTACAACGAAATGGCTGCAGTTTCAGAAGGATTCTGTGAACCAAGTGCTCAAAGCAGCTATGGCTATCAATGCTCAGGTCTTATCTGAAATGGAGATTCCTGAAAGTTACATCGAGTCTCTCCCTAAG AATGGGAGAGCGAGCCTTGGAGACTCGATATACAAGAGCATCACAGACGAACACTTTGATCCCAATAGCCTTCTCTCAACTCTGGACTTGTCTTCAGAGCACAAGATTCTTGACCTTAAAAATAAGATTGAGGCATCAGTAGTGATATGGAAAAGGAAGATGAATGCTAAAGACAGCAAATCTTCTTGGGGTTCAGCTGTGAGCATGGAGAAGAGGGAGCTTTTCGAAGATAGAGCGGAGACTATTCTTCTGATCTTGAAGCATCGATTTCCCGGGATTCCTCAATCTGGTTTAGACATCAGCAAGATACAATTCAACAGA GATGTGGGGCATGCAATCTTGGAAAGCTATTCGAGAATCATAGAGAGCCTAGCATTCACAGTGATATCAAGAATAGACGATGTAATGCATGCCGACTCTCTGGCGAGAAACCCTGACGCAGAACTCGAAAGGTGCCCTTTAAAAGACCACTCAGTCCAAGAGAAATTCCCTAATGCTCAGGAAGAATTAGAGAAGTTGAATTCATCGGAAGCACCATCGTCAATGACACTGTCGGATTTCATGGGGTGGAATATGGATCAAGGAGAGACAGAAACGAGAAAAGATTCTACAGATAGGATACCCAGAGATGTTGATTCAGACAACCTCTGCAAACCGATAAACACAAACAAGAAAGTCTCCTACATAGAACGATTAGAGAATCTAGGCGGTTCAAGGAGCCCACGTGCACGACACTAG
- the LOC142528613 gene encoding hydroxyphenylpyruvate reductase-like, which yields MNKDKFLTSVSPPLEANLTFRCRRVHKMEAIGVLLMCPANNYLEQELDRRFNLFRYWTQPRPRDFLAQNSDSIRAVVGNASAGADADLIDALPKLEIVSSFSVGLDKIDLNKCREKGIRVTNTPDVLTDDVADLAIGLMLAVLRRICECDKHVRAGGWKFGDFKLTTRFSGKRVGIIGLGRIGLAIAKRAEAFDCPISYYSRSKKPNEDYKYYSTVVDLASNCDILVVACALTSETIHVVNREVMNALGPKGVLINIARGPHVDEAELVSALVEGRLGGAGLDVFEKEPHVPEELFGLKNVVLLPHVGSATVETRKAMADLVLGNLEAHFAKKRLLTQVV from the exons ATGAACAAAGATAAATTTCTCACCTCTGTTTCTCCACCACTCGAAGCCAACCTCACCTTCCGTTGCCGCCGTGTTCATAAAATGGAGGCGATCGGAGTTCTGTTAATGTGTCCAGCGAACAATTACTTGGAGCAAGAGCTGGACAGGCGTTTCAATCTCTTCCGGTACTGGACTCAGCCTCGGCCACGCGATTTCCTGGCACAGAACTCTGATTCCATCCGCGCGGTTGTCGGGAACGCCTCCGCCGGTGCCGACGCGGATCTGATTGACGCGTTGCCGAAGCTGGAGATAGTTTCGAGTTTCAGCGTGGGATTGGATAAGATTGATCTGAACAAGTGCAGGGAGAAGGGGATTAGGGTTACCAACACTCCTGATGTGCTGACGGATGACGTGGCCGATCTGGCGATCGGATTGATGCTGGCGGTCTTGAGGAGAATTTGTGAGTGTGATAAACATGTGAGGGCTGGAGGCTGGAAATTTGGTGACTTCAAGTTGACTACTAGG TTCAGTGGCAAGAGAGTGGGCATTATAGGATTGGGCAGAATAGGGTTGGCAATTGCCAAGAGAGCGGAGGCCTTTGATTGCCCCATTAGTTATTACTCAAGATCCAAGAAACCAAATGAAGACTACAAATACTATTCTACTGTTGTTGACTTGGCTTCAAACTGTGACATCCTAGTCGTGGCATGTGCACTGACTTCCGAAACGATTCATGTTGTCAATCGAGAAGTGATGAATGCATTAGGCCCTAAGGGAGTTCTCATCAATATTGCAAGAGGCCCACATGTTGATGAAGCCGAATTGGTCTCAGCTCTTGTGGAGGGCCGTCTTGGTGGTGCTGGACTTGATGTATTCGAAAAGGAACCCCACGTTCCGGAAGAGCTCTTTGGCCTGAAAAATGTCGTCCTTTTGCCTCATGTAGGGAGTGCCACAGTGGAAACACGGAAGGCCATGGCTGACCTTGTTCTTGGGAATTTGGAAGCTCATTTTGCCAAGAAACGGCTGTTGACTCAGGTCGTTTGA
- the LOC142528614 gene encoding dynein light chain 1, cytoplasmic-like yields MLEGKALIEDTDMPLKMQIQAMASASRALDLYDVSDCESLAAHIKKEFDKRYGNGWQCVVGSNFGCFFTHTKGSFIYFTVETLNFLIFKGASSRPSC; encoded by the exons ATGTTGGAAGGAAAAGCTTTGATAGAGGACACAGATATGCCATTGAAGATGCAGATTCAAGCCATGGCTTCTGCTTCCCGAGCTTTGGATCTTTATGATGTTTCGGACTGCGAATCCCTCGCTGCCCATATCAAGAAG GAGTTTGATAAAAGATACGGGAATGGATGGCAGTGCGTGGTGGGATCCAACTTTGGCTGTTTTTTCACACACACAAAAGGGAGTTTCATATATTTTACGGTAGAAACCCTCAATTTTCTCATCTTCAAAGGTGCCTCTTCAAGGCCTTCTTGCTAA